In Bifidobacterium actinocoloniiforme DSM 22766, a genomic segment contains:
- a CDS encoding zinc-dependent metalloprotease gives MDENEIHQWMIECFGPIQGELAWTQFSQLPEQVRSQISSQNGGQLPDPQEVRAMMEAFSVSGLNTPGDMKRSTEDGPINVKLAKAIALGRVRAKKSDSTVSAGQAQKVSQAMSQANLWLDAVCDFNPAPGQAQALTRASWVEGTMDSWARFAAPVARSMNDALLEVLGSRFGDLPEGEVAGMFAGPVPIPMPEGLKDPKTLISLLGNTSFAMQLGQAAGEMSSEVHGSFDQGIALLENPAGGLIAQNIVGYAAALELDEDEVMNFLALQEAAHARLYASVPWLMPRFEALIGKYARGVDIDLDAMQDQIDQAASLNPESMAEAINLGKVGMQDTPEQEEAMRGLETLLALVDGWVDCLVWQAGKAQIPHLEQLREMMRRQRAVAGPAEQTFETLIGLKFRPKRLREAAEVWERVTAQSGVQAREAMWGHPDLLPSLPGDDDQTSVSGAATDSANGQSAASPAANPGQAADGHAQAGAGQSSTAGGQGGGETGGKSGGIDWDAELAKLLDDTGETGDTKDSNDPEGQDDPGEPGDGQGADGANGADDPQGAQ, from the coding sequence ATGGACGAGAATGAGATTCACCAGTGGATGATCGAGTGCTTCGGCCCCATCCAAGGCGAACTAGCCTGGACTCAGTTCTCCCAGCTGCCTGAGCAGGTACGCTCGCAAATCTCCTCCCAGAACGGCGGGCAACTGCCCGACCCGCAGGAGGTCCGCGCCATGATGGAGGCGTTCTCCGTCAGCGGGCTCAACACGCCCGGGGACATGAAGCGCTCCACCGAGGACGGGCCGATCAACGTCAAACTGGCCAAGGCGATCGCCCTGGGACGGGTGCGGGCCAAGAAGTCGGATTCGACGGTCTCCGCCGGGCAGGCGCAGAAGGTCTCCCAGGCCATGAGCCAAGCCAACCTCTGGCTGGACGCGGTGTGCGACTTCAATCCGGCCCCTGGCCAGGCCCAGGCACTGACCCGCGCCTCCTGGGTGGAGGGGACCATGGACTCCTGGGCCCGGTTCGCGGCCCCCGTCGCCCGTTCGATGAACGATGCCCTGCTGGAAGTGCTGGGCTCACGCTTCGGCGACCTGCCCGAAGGCGAGGTGGCGGGCATGTTCGCCGGGCCCGTGCCCATTCCCATGCCCGAAGGGCTGAAAGACCCGAAGACTTTGATCAGCCTCCTGGGCAATACCTCCTTCGCCATGCAACTGGGCCAGGCGGCGGGCGAAATGTCCAGCGAGGTGCACGGCTCCTTTGACCAGGGCATCGCGCTGTTGGAAAACCCAGCAGGCGGCCTGATCGCGCAGAACATCGTGGGGTACGCCGCCGCCCTGGAGCTGGACGAGGATGAGGTCATGAACTTCCTGGCCCTCCAAGAGGCCGCGCACGCCCGGCTCTACGCATCGGTGCCCTGGCTCATGCCCCGCTTCGAAGCGCTGATCGGCAAGTACGCGCGCGGCGTGGACATAGACCTGGACGCGATGCAGGACCAAATCGACCAGGCCGCAAGCCTGAACCCGGAGTCCATGGCCGAGGCCATCAACCTAGGCAAGGTGGGGATGCAGGACACGCCGGAGCAAGAGGAGGCCATGCGCGGCTTGGAGACCCTGCTGGCGCTGGTGGACGGCTGGGTGGACTGCCTGGTCTGGCAAGCCGGCAAGGCCCAGATCCCCCACCTGGAGCAACTGCGCGAGATGATGCGCCGCCAGCGGGCCGTGGCTGGACCTGCCGAACAGACCTTCGAGACTTTAATCGGGCTGAAGTTCCGGCCTAAGCGCCTGCGGGAGGCTGCCGAGGTCTGGGAACGCGTCACCGCCCAGTCCGGTGTCCAGGCCCGCGAGGCCATGTGGGGCCACCCGGACCTGCTGCCCTCCCTGCCAGGCGATGACGACCAGACCAGCGTTTCTGGAGCGGCCACGGACTCCGCCAATGGCCAGAGCGCCGCGTCTCCGGCAGCGAACCCCGGGCAGGCTGCGGATGGCCACGCCCAGGCTGGCGCCGGACAATCCAGCACTGCGGGTGGCCAGGGCGGCGGCGAGACTGGTGGCAAGTCAGGCGGCATCGATTGGGACGCCGAGCTGGCCAAGCTCTTGGACGACACCGGCGAGACAGGCGACACGAAGGACTCCAACGACCCGGAAGGGCAGGATGATCCAGGCGAACCCGGCGATGGCCAGGGCGCCGATGGCGCGAACGGCGCGGACGACCCGCAGGGCGCTCAGTAG
- a CDS encoding S16 family serine protease, giving the protein MADSHVVGASYAPSAQPNGSDPQYGPRKQGGTEAAGPGAPGRPHTLKLWIKRVDRRSWALVVVAFLAVFVLAAPSPYVLETPGPTQDVLGNSGSEPVISVSGARTYSSTSGGKLLLTTVNASGIPGAPVTGLDTLIAWFDPHATVLPEEVVFPSGQSRQEYDKESKKDMAVSQGAASSQALAFLSSRGVDVSGVKLSMHVDRIGGPSAGLMYTLGAIDKLTAQDETGGQVIAGTGTMDKHGRVGRIGGIQLKMLGAKRDGATWFLAPAGNCDEVAGHVPSGLRDVRVSTLSEAYSALTKIGQGQADSLPHCTASAPAKR; this is encoded by the coding sequence ATGGCAGATTCGCATGTCGTGGGCGCTTCATACGCGCCTAGCGCACAACCCAACGGCTCCGACCCCCAGTACGGCCCACGGAAGCAAGGTGGCACGGAGGCTGCTGGTCCCGGCGCCCCCGGCCGGCCGCACACGCTCAAGCTCTGGATCAAACGCGTGGATCGCAGGTCCTGGGCCCTTGTGGTGGTCGCTTTCCTAGCGGTTTTCGTGCTAGCCGCCCCCAGCCCCTACGTGCTTGAGACCCCCGGCCCCACCCAAGACGTGCTCGGTAACTCAGGCTCCGAGCCAGTCATCAGCGTCTCGGGCGCCCGCACGTATTCGTCCACGTCCGGGGGCAAGCTCCTGCTGACCACGGTCAACGCTTCGGGCATCCCCGGCGCGCCCGTCACCGGTTTGGATACCCTCATCGCCTGGTTCGACCCCCACGCCACCGTGCTTCCTGAGGAAGTGGTCTTCCCCTCCGGCCAGTCCAGGCAGGAGTACGACAAGGAGAGCAAGAAAGACATGGCTGTGTCCCAGGGCGCGGCCAGCTCCCAGGCCTTGGCTTTCCTGAGTTCGCGGGGGGTGGATGTCTCCGGGGTCAAACTTTCCATGCATGTGGACCGCATCGGTGGCCCCTCTGCTGGGCTCATGTACACCTTGGGCGCGATCGACAAGCTCACCGCTCAGGACGAGACCGGGGGCCAGGTCATCGCCGGCACCGGCACGATGGACAAACACGGCAGGGTGGGCCGCATCGGCGGCATTCAACTCAAGATGCTGGGCGCCAAGCGCGACGGCGCCACCTGGTTCCTCGCCCCGGCCGGAAACTGCGATGAAGTGGCGGGCCACGTCCCCTCCGGTCTGCGCGACGTGCGTGTGTCCACCCTGTCCGAGGCATACAGCGCGCTCACAAAAATCGGTCAGGGCCAAGCGGACTCCCTGCCTCACTGCACCGCGTCCGCCCCGGCTAAGCGCTAG
- a CDS encoding DUF3052 domain-containing protein, with product MAETTTKRAEDFDFHPGSIVQEWLWDDDVDDDIRQWIEDLTGEELVDEDYDAQVDGVIIWWRDGDEEDDLADTIVDASTALEDDTPVWVLTPKPGRDGAPGPSTLPNAAKTAGMNAAMPLTVSKDWNATRLRAFGKGR from the coding sequence GTGGCTGAGACTACAACCAAGAGAGCAGAAGATTTCGACTTCCACCCGGGCTCAATCGTCCAGGAGTGGCTCTGGGATGATGACGTCGATGACGACATCCGCCAGTGGATAGAGGATCTGACCGGCGAGGAGCTGGTAGACGAGGATTACGACGCACAGGTGGATGGTGTGATCATCTGGTGGCGTGATGGGGATGAGGAAGACGATTTGGCTGACACCATCGTCGATGCTTCCACCGCCCTGGAGGATGACACCCCCGTCTGGGTCTTGACCCCCAAACCGGGTAGGGATGGGGCGCCTGGCCCAAGTACCTTGCCTAATGCGGCCAAGACGGCTGGGATGAACGCGGCCATGCCGTTAACGGTCAGCAAGGACTGGAACGCTACCAGGTTGCGGGCTTTCGGTAAGGGCCGGTAA
- a CDS encoding alpha/beta hydrolase family protein gives MASLPVFVILMGILVSISHLTAVPWKYEPVDQNLVTLTPDTAVAFDNPGHAPMEQVGAYRVSQRYAWVNAKREATGEVQRIHVLVREPIGAAGKRAAVLFMHGAGYGTCDNSFGDVAASMASAGFVTAVIDKPVWSTTDIDRDYPASAKAYDQVANYLRAQSSVDPDKVGIYATSESTWISTYLLEDDPRIAFQILLSPMVYSPRHALGFFVAQDFAIAGSNPGYQSVVRRLFSTDGSLFGLGNLDIRTQSKRAYAVPTLVAYGTKDVMTAQVEGAQKIMAVAHEQGNWDVTVRSYAVSNHVLRLGDEAVAGTPLADHYMRDVVDWTQGQAHGLKQTTEPVAGSTIHQSIAVPLDLYGRRKLTVYMVIVHASAVLFLLASALMAVAAAGVKLYRLLKRDKRLVLGFSHGFGGTLAGIIGSTLAALLLFAAGLGQVIQALVRLGWGGVPDPAGVSDWSWPVIQLVSALVVLAWSWVLVRLYEAATLKGVRRIPAQVRREGFSGAAIARKLKANDSGPVLASSRFGLVFFWTTALAMLSLLLVFAFWGLFIY, from the coding sequence ATGGCCAGCCTGCCCGTCTTCGTCATCCTGATGGGCATCCTGGTTTCCATCTCCCATCTGACCGCGGTGCCGTGGAAGTATGAGCCAGTGGACCAGAACCTGGTCACCTTGACCCCCGACACAGCCGTGGCCTTCGACAATCCCGGCCATGCGCCCATGGAGCAGGTGGGGGCTTACCGGGTTTCCCAGCGGTACGCTTGGGTGAACGCCAAGCGCGAAGCCACTGGCGAGGTCCAGCGAATCCACGTGCTGGTGCGTGAGCCGATCGGGGCGGCGGGCAAAAGGGCTGCGGTTCTTTTCATGCACGGTGCTGGCTACGGCACCTGCGATAACTCCTTCGGCGATGTGGCGGCGTCGATGGCATCCGCAGGCTTCGTGACCGCGGTCATCGACAAACCAGTCTGGTCCACTACGGACATCGACCGCGATTATCCAGCCTCCGCCAAGGCCTACGATCAAGTGGCGAATTACCTACGCGCGCAGTCGAGCGTGGACCCCGATAAGGTCGGCATCTACGCCACCAGCGAATCCACTTGGATTTCCACTTACCTGCTGGAGGACGACCCGCGCATAGCCTTCCAAATCCTGTTGAGTCCCATGGTGTACTCGCCCCGCCACGCCTTGGGCTTTTTCGTGGCTCAGGACTTCGCCATCGCTGGTTCCAACCCCGGTTACCAGTCGGTGGTCAGACGCCTCTTCTCTACTGACGGCTCCCTTTTCGGCTTGGGTAACCTCGACATCAGGACCCAGTCAAAGCGGGCCTATGCCGTGCCCACACTGGTGGCGTACGGCACCAAGGACGTGATGACCGCCCAGGTGGAGGGGGCCCAGAAAATCATGGCCGTCGCCCACGAGCAAGGCAATTGGGATGTGACCGTGCGCTCCTACGCGGTCTCCAACCACGTGCTGCGCTTGGGTGACGAAGCCGTGGCCGGCACGCCGCTGGCCGACCACTACATGCGTGATGTCGTGGACTGGACCCAGGGTCAGGCCCACGGGCTCAAGCAGACCACCGAGCCGGTCGCCGGATCGACCATCCACCAGTCAATCGCGGTGCCCTTGGACCTGTACGGCAGGCGTAAGCTGACGGTCTACATGGTCATCGTCCACGCCAGCGCAGTCCTCTTCCTGTTGGCCAGCGCCCTGATGGCCGTGGCGGCGGCCGGTGTTAAGCTCTATCGCCTGCTCAAGCGCGACAAGCGCCTGGTCTTGGGCTTCTCCCATGGCTTTGGCGGCACCCTGGCGGGCATCATTGGCTCTACCCTGGCGGCCCTCCTGCTCTTCGCCGCCGGCCTAGGTCAGGTTATCCAGGCCTTGGTCCGTTTGGGCTGGGGCGGTGTGCCCGACCCCGCAGGCGTGAGCGACTGGTCCTGGCCGGTCATCCAGCTGGTCAGCGCGCTGGTGGTTTTAGCCTGGTCCTGGGTCCTGGTGCGTCTGTACGAGGCGGCGACGCTCAAGGGCGTGCGCCGCATCCCCGCTCAAGTCAGACGCGAAGGATTCAGCGGAGCTGCCATAGCCCGCAAGCTCAAGGCGAACGATTCGGGTCCGGTCCTGGCCTCCAGTCGGTTCGGCCTCGTTTTCTTCTGGACAACGGCCCTGGCCATGCTCTCCCTGCTATTGGTCTTCGCCTTCTGGGGGCTGTTCATCTACTGA
- the recO gene encoding DNA repair protein RecO, whose protein sequence is MATYRDEGVVLKTVKLGEADRIVTILTRSNGKVRAVAKGVRRTKSRFGARLEPFMRADLLLAQGHSLDVVSQAASIAAYADPICADYDLYSNGGVMLESADKLVSTEHEPACAQYLLLIAALNALASGLHGPRLISASYLMRALALAGWRPRFDSCIVCSRPVGQADLNFFSVPGGGAVCQADHTPESVRVTPAVLAQLEALTEGDWASLANGPLDPLTDRLVEKWGEYYLERPIRSLRLLHSAL, encoded by the coding sequence ATAGCGACTTACCGGGATGAAGGTGTGGTCTTGAAGACCGTCAAGCTTGGCGAAGCCGATCGCATCGTCACGATTCTCACCCGTTCCAACGGCAAGGTCCGGGCCGTGGCCAAGGGTGTGAGACGGACCAAATCGCGCTTTGGCGCCCGCCTGGAGCCTTTTATGCGGGCAGACCTCCTGCTGGCCCAGGGCCACAGCCTGGATGTGGTCTCACAGGCCGCTTCGATCGCCGCCTACGCCGATCCGATCTGCGCCGACTATGACTTGTACTCTAACGGTGGGGTGATGCTGGAATCGGCGGACAAGCTGGTCTCCACCGAGCATGAGCCCGCTTGCGCCCAATACCTCCTGTTGATTGCGGCGCTGAACGCCCTGGCATCCGGCCTGCACGGCCCCAGGCTGATTTCCGCCTCCTACTTGATGCGCGCCTTGGCCTTGGCTGGTTGGCGGCCCCGCTTCGATTCTTGCATCGTCTGCTCGCGACCAGTCGGGCAGGCGGACCTGAACTTCTTCTCGGTGCCCGGCGGGGGAGCGGTCTGCCAAGCCGATCACACGCCCGAGTCGGTGCGCGTGACGCCGGCCGTCCTGGCCCAGCTGGAGGCGCTCACCGAGGGTGATTGGGCCAGCCTGGCCAACGGCCCCTTGGACCCGCTGACTGATCGGCTTGTTGAGAAATGGGGCGAATACTACCTGGAGCGCCCCATCCGCTCCTTGCGCCTACTACATTCGGCCCTATGA
- a CDS encoding isoprenyl transferase, translated as MSFEGVDYQSLSVPAAPFSNPGRVPDFPKDKVPQHVGVIMDGNGRWAKQRGMVRTEGHKAAEPVVFDTIAGAIEAGVRYLSLYTFSTENWKRSPSEVRFLMGFSRDIIHRRVAQMDEWGVRVRWSGRRPRLWKSVIDELEAAMERTKHNTTIDVVFCINYGGRAELADAATAIAQEVAAGRITGSKVTEKMIAEHLYNPDLPDCDLVIRTSGEQRTSNFLPWQAAYAELAFAHELFPDCGRDVLWRAIDDYIRRDRRFGGVQSK; from the coding sequence ATGAGCTTTGAAGGTGTAGATTATCAGTCCCTGAGCGTGCCCGCCGCCCCCTTCTCCAATCCGGGGCGGGTGCCCGATTTCCCGAAAGACAAAGTGCCCCAGCATGTAGGCGTCATCATGGACGGCAACGGGCGCTGGGCCAAGCAGCGTGGTATGGTGCGCACAGAAGGCCACAAAGCCGCGGAGCCGGTCGTCTTTGACACCATTGCCGGAGCCATCGAAGCTGGCGTCAGATACCTGAGTTTGTATACCTTCTCCACCGAGAACTGGAAGCGCAGTCCTAGCGAAGTGCGCTTCCTTATGGGTTTTTCGCGAGACATCATCCACCGTCGAGTGGCGCAGATGGATGAATGGGGGGTGCGGGTGCGCTGGTCCGGCCGTCGGCCCCGCCTGTGGAAGTCCGTCATCGACGAGCTGGAAGCCGCCATGGAGCGCACCAAACACAACACCACGATCGATGTGGTCTTCTGCATCAACTATGGAGGTCGGGCCGAGCTGGCCGATGCCGCCACCGCCATTGCCCAGGAGGTGGCTGCGGGCCGCATCACGGGTTCGAAGGTGACGGAGAAGATGATCGCCGAGCACCTCTACAACCCCGACCTTCCCGACTGCGACCTGGTCATCCGCACCTCGGGCGAGCAGCGCACCTCCAACTTCCTGCCCTGGCAGGCCGCATACGCGGAATTGGCCTTTGCCCACGAGCTTTTCCCTGACTGTGGGCGCGATGTGCTCTGGCGGGCCATCGATGATTACATCCGTCGTGACAGGAGATTTGGCGGCGTGCAGTCTAAGTAG
- a CDS encoding amidohydrolase: protein MDDKQRIMRIIEDKRQEFIEAADHIWETPETRFAVKESVQQHYKVLEQEGFSIEKGVGHMDYAYVATWGSGNPVIGITGEYDALGGLSQKADVGEHIPVVPGGNGQGCGHNILGMAAVAGGVGIKTFMEEKGLKGTIKIFGCPAEESGYGKAFMARDGVFDGLDLALSWHPMDVTSAWGSSSLAVIQAYFDFTGIPAHAAAAPEQGRSALDAAELMNTGVQYLREHMIDDARVHYAFIDAGGESANVVQSHARLYYFVRAPKMEQTEDLFKRVRKIAQGAALMTETELKEEFDAACYNYIPNHPLTEAIDRNLDIVGPLPLTQDELDYERRYTDTVSPSGKQQVLARTQAAFPDLPADEIKWMAESTIALKKYPLHFSSKASGSTDVGDVSWQAPTAQFTGGFEPQGTSAHSWQWAANGKSSVAHKGLLAAGKTLALTAYDALTDPELVERAKEDFDKTFEGQTYSPVIPADVMPH, encoded by the coding sequence ATGGACGATAAGCAAAGAATCATGCGGATCATCGAGGATAAGCGGCAGGAATTCATCGAGGCCGCCGATCACATCTGGGAGACCCCCGAGACCCGTTTCGCGGTCAAGGAGTCGGTCCAGCAGCACTATAAGGTGCTGGAGCAAGAAGGCTTCTCGATTGAGAAGGGCGTGGGCCATATGGATTACGCTTACGTGGCCACCTGGGGATCTGGCAATCCGGTGATCGGCATCACCGGTGAGTACGACGCACTGGGCGGCCTGAGCCAGAAGGCAGACGTAGGCGAGCACATACCTGTCGTCCCCGGCGGCAACGGCCAGGGCTGCGGTCACAACATCCTGGGCATGGCCGCGGTCGCTGGCGGCGTCGGCATCAAGACATTCATGGAGGAGAAGGGCCTCAAGGGCACCATTAAGATCTTCGGCTGCCCGGCCGAGGAGTCGGGCTACGGCAAAGCGTTCATGGCCCGCGACGGTGTGTTCGATGGTCTGGACCTGGCCCTGTCCTGGCATCCCATGGATGTCACCTCCGCCTGGGGTTCCTCCAGCCTGGCCGTCATCCAGGCCTACTTCGACTTCACCGGCATCCCGGCCCATGCGGCCGCCGCGCCCGAACAGGGCCGCAGCGCATTGGACGCGGCCGAGCTGATGAACACCGGCGTCCAGTACCTGCGCGAGCACATGATTGATGATGCCCGCGTGCACTACGCCTTCATTGACGCCGGTGGCGAGTCGGCGAACGTGGTCCAGTCCCACGCCAGGCTTTACTACTTCGTGCGCGCTCCCAAGATGGAGCAGACCGAGGACCTCTTCAAGCGGGTGCGGAAGATCGCTCAGGGCGCCGCCCTGATGACTGAGACCGAGCTCAAGGAGGAGTTCGACGCAGCCTGCTACAACTACATCCCCAACCATCCGCTGACCGAGGCGATCGACCGCAACCTAGACATCGTGGGCCCGCTGCCCCTGACGCAGGATGAGCTCGATTACGAGCGGCGATACACCGATACGGTCTCGCCCTCCGGCAAACAACAGGTGCTGGCCCGCACCCAGGCCGCATTCCCCGACCTGCCCGCCGATGAGATCAAGTGGATGGCCGAGTCGACCATCGCCTTGAAGAAGTACCCCCTGCACTTCTCTTCGAAGGCGTCCGGTTCCACCGATGTGGGCGACGTCAGCTGGCAGGCTCCCACCGCGCAGTTCACCGGCGGCTTTGAACCCCAGGGCACTTCCGCGCACTCCTGGCAGTGGGCGGCTAATGGCAAGTCTTCGGTGGCTCACAAGGGGCTGCTGGCGGCGGGCAAGACCCTGGCGTTGACCGCCTACGACGCCCTGACCGACCCTGAATTGGTCGAGCGAGCCAAGGAGGACTTCGATAAGACCTTCGAAGGGCAGACCTATAGCCCGGTCATTCCAGCTGATGTGATGCCCCACTGA
- a CDS encoding MFS transporter has product MERKQSSRMASGTLIFSLMAGYSIVYMDKNMISTAIIPISEQYHLDSGQTGIIMSAFFLGYSLMQIPSGWLADKLGAKRVLMASMAIIGVFSYLFGIANGLAFFIAVRFFAGMGHGGYPPSCSKSIAENFPQERRTFVQSLILSTSGIGGILAFTLGANLISANWHLAYGVLGTLYLLACLCILIFVPSKPREPNVDTAPGEKKVGFLEVLKNRNVLVLFLAMLLLNILLYGNISWMPTYIKTTFHLSISQTGLLLAVNAIFSTAATIYAGQLLSKVFLGREKMAIIGATVLSALLVIGFVYSKNLWISLVLLIMVSCVSVVAFTGIFTWPHKIMDPRIIGSSIGVVNTGGTLGGFLAPMIIGFLVKAAGGSFVWAFTFMAAASIAAGLMVLLVKAPKTAAK; this is encoded by the coding sequence ATGGAACGCAAACAATCCTCGAGAATGGCGAGTGGAACCCTCATTTTCTCGCTAATGGCTGGTTACTCGATCGTGTATATGGACAAGAACATGATCTCGACCGCCATCATCCCTATCTCCGAGCAGTATCACCTGGATTCCGGGCAAACGGGCATCATCATGTCCGCTTTCTTCCTGGGTTACTCGCTTATGCAGATTCCGAGCGGATGGTTGGCTGATAAGCTCGGCGCCAAGCGTGTGCTGATGGCATCGATGGCCATCATCGGCGTGTTCAGCTACCTGTTCGGCATCGCCAACGGTCTGGCCTTCTTCATCGCCGTACGATTCTTCGCCGGCATGGGCCACGGCGGCTACCCGCCGTCTTGCTCCAAATCGATCGCCGAGAACTTCCCGCAAGAGCGGCGCACCTTCGTGCAATCCCTGATTTTGTCCACCTCGGGCATTGGTGGCATCCTGGCCTTCACGTTGGGTGCCAACCTGATCTCCGCCAACTGGCACCTGGCTTACGGTGTGCTGGGCACCCTCTACCTGCTGGCCTGCCTGTGCATCCTGATTTTCGTGCCGTCCAAGCCGAGGGAGCCAAACGTCGACACCGCGCCCGGCGAGAAGAAAGTCGGCTTCCTTGAGGTCCTGAAGAACCGCAACGTCCTGGTCCTCTTCCTGGCGATGCTGCTGCTCAACATCCTGCTGTACGGCAACATCTCCTGGATGCCCACCTACATCAAGACAACCTTCCACCTGTCAATCAGCCAGACCGGCCTGCTGCTGGCGGTCAACGCGATCTTCTCGACCGCCGCTACCATCTACGCCGGCCAGCTGCTCTCCAAGGTCTTCCTGGGCCGCGAGAAGATGGCCATCATCGGCGCCACGGTGCTCAGCGCCCTCCTGGTCATCGGTTTCGTGTACTCCAAGAATCTGTGGATTTCGCTTGTGCTGCTGATTATGGTCTCTTGCGTCTCGGTGGTGGCCTTCACCGGCATCTTCACCTGGCCCCACAAGATCATGGATCCGCGCATCATCGGATCCTCGATCGGCGTCGTCAACACCGGTGGCACTCTTGGCGGCTTCCTAGCCCCCATGATTATCGGCTTCCTGGTCAAGGCCGCGGGCGGATCCTTCGTCTGGGCCTTCACCTTCATGGCCGCGGCGTCCATCGCCGCTGGCCTGATGGTCCTCTTGGTCAAGGCCCCCAAGACTGCCGCCAAGTGA
- a CDS encoding amidohydrolase produces MDDKQRIMQIIEEEKDEFIEAADHIWETPETRFAVKESVQQHYKVLEKEGFSIEKGVAHMDYSYIASWGSGKPVIGITAEYDALGGLSQQADVPEPTPVVEGGNGQGCGHNILGAAALAAAVGVKTFMEEKGLKGTIKLFGCPAEESGYGKAFMARDGIFDGLDAALTWHPMDFTQVWANSSLAVIQAYYDFAGVPSHASGAPELGRSALDAAELMNVGVQFLREHIIDPARVHYAFIDAGGESANVVQSHARLYYFVRAPKLGQAKEIWDRVTRIAQGAAMMTDTKVTMEMDSACANYIPNHPLSIAMDKNLDIVGPLQLTDEEMDYERKLAETVPDSGPRKLERIQASFPDMPDDEARQLADSPMLLKKLPLHFSDSAGISTDVGDVSWIAPTAQFNGGFEPQGTSPHSWQWVSNGKSSVAHKGLLMAGKTIALTAYDALTDPNLLAKAKADFDKTMGGSHYQSIIPDDVMPR; encoded by the coding sequence ATGGATGATAAGCAGCGGATCATGCAAATCATTGAGGAGGAAAAGGACGAATTCATCGAGGCGGCCGACCACATCTGGGAGACGCCGGAGACCCGTTTCGCGGTCAAGGAGTCGGTCCAGCAGCATTATAAGGTGCTGGAGAAGGAGGGCTTCTCGATTGAGAAGGGGGTCGCCCACATGGACTACTCCTACATCGCCAGTTGGGGTTCGGGCAAGCCGGTGATTGGCATCACCGCGGAGTATGACGCTCTGGGTGGTCTGAGCCAGCAGGCCGATGTGCCCGAGCCCACGCCGGTAGTTGAAGGCGGCAACGGTCAGGGCTGCGGCCACAACATCTTGGGCGCCGCGGCCCTGGCGGCGGCGGTGGGCGTCAAGACCTTCATGGAGGAGAAGGGCCTCAAAGGCACCATCAAGCTCTTTGGCTGCCCGGCTGAAGAGTCCGGCTATGGTAAGGCATTCATGGCCCGCGATGGCATCTTCGACGGACTGGACGCGGCTCTGACCTGGCATCCCATGGACTTCACCCAGGTGTGGGCCAACTCCAGTTTGGCGGTCATCCAGGCCTACTATGACTTCGCCGGCGTGCCCTCCCATGCTTCGGGAGCCCCTGAACTGGGCCGTAGCGCCCTGGATGCCGCCGAGCTGATGAACGTGGGCGTGCAATTCCTGCGAGAGCACATAATCGACCCGGCCCGCGTGCACTACGCCTTCATCGATGCCGGTGGCGAGTCGGCGAACGTGGTCCAGTCCCACGCCAGACTCTACTATTTCGTGCGAGCCCCCAAGCTTGGGCAGGCCAAGGAGATCTGGGACCGGGTGACCAGGATCGCCCAGGGCGCGGCCATGATGACCGACACCAAGGTCACGATGGAGATGGACTCGGCCTGCGCTAACTACATCCCCAACCACCCGCTCTCAATCGCCATGGACAAAAACCTGGACATCGTCGGGCCCCTCCAGCTAACCGACGAGGAGATGGACTACGAGCGCAAGCTCGCCGAAACCGTCCCCGATTCCGGCCCGCGGAAGCTGGAGCGCATCCAGGCGAGCTTCCCTGATATGCCCGATGATGAGGCCCGGCAGCTGGCGGATTCGCCGATGTTGCTTAAAAAGCTCCCCCTGCACTTCAGCGATAGCGCCGGCATCTCCACCGATGTGGGAGACGTGAGCTGGATTGCGCCGACCGCCCAGTTCAACGGTGGTTTCGAGCCGCAAGGCACCTCTCCGCACAGCTGGCAGTGGGTGTCCAATGGCAAGTCGTCCGTCGCCCACAAGGGTCTGCTGATGGCTGGCAAGACGATTGCGCTGACCGCCTACGACGCCCTGACCGACCCCAATCTGCTCGCGAAGGCCAAGGCCGACTTCGATAAGACCATGGGCGGAAGCCATTACCAATCGATCATCCCCGACGACGTGATGCCTCGCTGA